Part of the Oceanispirochaeta sp. genome is shown below.
AAAACAAAGGGGTGGATCAACCCTGGCCTATGTTTCCTTCAGCATATATGGATCTTTTCAGATATTACTGTATCTATCCTCATCCCTGACTCATCAATTCTCTGATATTCCCCGTTTGAGCAGTATATTCAGAATCATCGATCAGGCAGCCATTTATCTACTCATTGCCGGTACTTATACCCCCTTTGTTTTACTGGGGCTGGGCGGAACCTGGGGATGGACTCTCTTTGGTATAATATGGGGACTGGCTCTCCTGGGAATTCTGTTGAAAACTATTTTTATCAGAGAAAAGCACATCCTTTCAGATCTTCTCTACCTCCCCATGGGTTGGCTCATGATCATTGCCATAAAACCCATGATTCAGGTTTTTCCACTGGGTATTTTAAAGTGGCTGATCATGGGAGGACTCTCCTATACCATCGGAATCCTGTTTTATCTCACAAAAAAAGTTCCACTGAGTCATGTGATCTGGCACCTCTTTGTTCTCTCAGGAGGAATTGGTTTTTATATGGGATTTGTGTTCTATTTATAGGGGTGGGGGGTTAAAGACAGACCCATTTGTTTTTACCCTGATTTTTAGCATGGTATAGTGCCTCATCCGCCCTGGACATCAAGGCATCAATTTCAATGCCCCCACCGGCAGAGCTCACAGTCATTCCGATAGAGATTGTGACTCTCTGGTCAAGATTGGAGATATGAAGTTCTTCAATATGAGTACGGACCCTCTCTGCAAATATTTTTGCATATTCAAAATCCGTTTCAGGTAGAATAATTGAGAACTCTTCACCTCCATATCGGCACAGTAGATCACTCTTTCTGGTCTCGTTCTCAATGACTTTTGATACTGCCACCAGGACATGATCACCCATCTGATGCCCGAGATTATCATTAATCCTTTTAAAATCATCCAGATCCATCATCATCACCGTCAGGGGCCATTTATGTCGTACAGACTGATCCAGTAATCGTTGACCGCTATCGTAAAACCAGCGCCGTGTATGAAGACTGGTTAGGGAATCAGTGTTGGCAAGATGCCTCATTTCTTCATGCAAATCTGCATTATTGAGAGCTATGGAAATAAAGACTGCAAAGCCGATGGCCATTTCCAGGTGCACTGATTCAAAAGATCTTGAATCCTTCCGGTTGCATGATAACAATCCAAGGACTTTATTATTTATAACAAGAGGAACACCGATCCAGGAACTGTGACTTTCATCGTAAAGTGGGTATTTCGAATTATCAAAGCCGGAAAAATCGTTCAAGATCAAGGCCTTTTTTTCCTGAACAACCCTGGTATTCGGATAATTTGAGGATAGCGGTATTACAACCCCTAAAATGGAACCATTATCAACCCAGCCCCTAGAACCGACGACAACAAGAT
Proteins encoded:
- a CDS encoding sensor domain-containing diguanylate cyclase, which encodes MPLGPSGDLPIRVFRQSLSKLGVFLHNYLTGETFPNDLWYSWGYSDSDLAENLWLKFVHPDDVARVDKAMKEISEGKTDLYDEIYRIKTKSGEYRWLYSSGNFISRSKDSSPGLYLGADRDITELKQTEQRLSQALKMAQDRSLDIENLMAAGAAVTSILDYTESIEMVLEKSQQVICYDYATVQLLKEDNLVVVGSRGWVDNGSILGVVIPLSSNYPNTRVVQEKKALILNDFSGFDNSKYPLYDESHSSWIGVPLVINNKVLGLLSCNRKDSRSFESVHLEMAIGFAVFISIALNNADLHEEMRHLANTDSLTSLHTRRWFYDSGQRLLDQSVRHKWPLTVMMMDLDDFKRINDNLGHQMGDHVLVAVSKVIENETRKSDLLCRYGGEEFSIILPETDFEYAKIFAERVRTHIEELHISNLDQRVTISIGMTVSSAGGGIEIDALMSRADEALYHAKNQGKNKWVCL
- a CDS encoding hemolysin III family protein; its protein translation is MTTSTDKVEQQSIEEKLNALTHSIGAGLSIAGLIILLVLTKQRGGSTLAYVSFSIYGSFQILLYLSSSLTHQFSDIPRLSSIFRIIDQAAIYLLIAGTYTPFVLLGLGGTWGWTLFGIIWGLALLGILLKTIFIREKHILSDLLYLPMGWLMIIAIKPMIQVFPLGILKWLIMGGLSYTIGILFYLTKKVPLSHVIWHLFVLSGGIGFYMGFVFYL